One genomic region from Gopherus flavomarginatus isolate rGopFla2 chromosome 20, rGopFla2.mat.asm, whole genome shotgun sequence encodes:
- the LOC127038418 gene encoding lysosomal acid glucosylceramidase-like: protein MGKRLERSEGRFQSDSTAPDLLLKLDMAQRYQKVKGFGGALTDSAAMNIMALSLDAQTNLLKSYFSEEGIEYNLVRIPMASCDFSVRLYTYDDSEGDFELRNFSLTEEDTKLKIPILQHAQAVARTPLFLYASPWTSPTWLKTNGAMTGRGTLKGKPGDKYHKTWANYFIRFLDEYAKHNLTFWAVTAGNEPTAGEIVFYPFQCLGFSPEHQRDFIAQDLGPALANSSHKGIQLIMLDDQRVMLPYWAEVVLNDPVAASFINGIGIHWYLDFLAPIDLTLSITHHLFPSYYLLSTEASTGSYFWEPRVILGGWDRGSKYSHSILMVRPPRCTLPQPPLGDRSSSARTSLQLSRFIFSQNLNYYVTGWTDWNLALDLEGGPNWSKNYVDSPVIVDSSKDLFYKQPMFYHMGHFSKFIPEGSQRVRLVISKKCYRCSLEYAAFLRPDGAAVLVVLNRYPTDVPFGISDPGVGYIEAVAPADSIQTYLWRR from the exons ATGGGCAAGCGGCTGGAGCGCAGCGAGGGGAGGTTCCAGAGCGACTCCACGGCCCCAG ATCTGTTGCTGAAGCTGGACATGGCACAGCGGTACCAGAAAGTGAAGGGCTTTGGTGGGGCTCTCACAGACTCTGCCGCCATGAACATCATGGCCCTGTCCCTGGATGCCCAGACCAACCTACTCAAGTCGTACTTCTCAGAGGAAG GGATCGAGTACAACCTGGTCCGCATCCCCATGGCCAGCTGTGACTTCTCGGTCCGCCTCTACACCTATGATGACTCCGAGGGGGACTTTGAGCTAAGGAACTTCAGCCTGACTGAGGAGGACACAAAGCTGAAA ATCCCCATTCTCCAGCATGCCCAGGCCGTGGCCAGGACACCGCTCTTCCTGTATGCCAGTCCCTGGACATCCCCCACCTGGCTGAAAACCAATGGAGCCATGACAGGCAGGGGCACACTGAAGGGGAAGCCGGGGGACAAGTATCACAAGACCTGGGCCAACTACTTCATCAG GTTCCTGGACGAATACGCCAAGCACAACCTGACGTTCTGGGCGGTGACGGCTGGGAACGAGCCCACAGCTGGGGAGATTGTCTTCTACCCCTTCCAATGCCTGGGCTTCTCCCCCGAGCACCAGCGGGACTTCATCGCTCAGGACCTGGGCCCGGCACTGGCCAACAGCTCGCACAAAGGCATCCAGCTCATCATGCTGGACGACCAGCGAGTGATGCTGCCTTACTGGGCGGAAGTG GTCCTGAATGACCCCGTGGCCGCCAGCTTCATCAACGGCATTGGCATCCACTGGTACCTGGACTTCCTGGCTCCCATCGACCTCACGTTGTCCATCACCCACCACCTCTTCCCCAGCTACTACCTGCTTTCCACAGAGGCCTCCACAGGGTCCTACTTCTGGGAGCCCAGGGTGATTCTGGGCGGCTGGGACCGAGGGAGCAAGTACAGCCACAGCATCCTGATGGTAAGGCCTCCCCGGTGCACACTGCCTCAGCCTCCTCTGGGGGACAGGAGCAGCTCGGCCCGCACGAGCCTTCAGCTGAGCCGCTTCATCTTCTCACAGAACCTGAACTACTACGTCACTGGCTGGACCGACTGGAACCTGGCCCTGGACTTGGAGGGAGGGCCCAACTGGAGCAAGAACTACGTGGACAGCCCAGTCATCGTGGACAGCAGCAAGGATCTCTTCTACAAGCAGCCCATGTTCTACCACATGGGGCATTTCAG CAAGTTCATCCCCGAGGGCTCCCAGCGCGTGCGGCTGGTCATCTCCAAGAAATGCTACAGGTGCAGCCTGGAGTACGCAGCCTTCCTGCGCCCGGACGGTGCCGCTGTGCTCGTGGTCCTGAACAG GTACCCCACGGATGTGCCATTCGGGATCTCAGACCCAGGTGTTGGCTACATTGAGGCTGTGGCTCCAGCTGACTCCATCCAGACCTACCTGTGGAGACGctaa
- the LOC127037903 gene encoding lysosomal acid glucosylceramidase-like isoform X1 produces the protein MRPAPGWNAAVVYQEERRNKCCRKPRCPVPCSLGLAVGVALGRKGAMWVGCASIMGWFLFIQTVPRVAGSRPCSPQYFGHGLMACECNATYCDMLDPVVIPALGTYAKYESSKMGKRLERSEGRFQSDSTAPDLLLKLDTAQRYQKVKGFGGSVTDSAAMNILSLSKETQRHLLASYFTEEGIEYNLLRIPMASCDFSTHPYSYDDTPYDYQLLNFTLKDEDTKLKIPILHQAMALSKKPLSLVASPWSSPVWMKTNGEMKGKGSLKGKPGDKYHKTWANYFIRFLDEYAKHNLTFWAVTAQNEPTAGLINNYPFQCLGFTAEHQRDFIAQDLGPALANSSHKGTQLIMLDDNRMLLPRWAKVILGDPNAARYVHGIGVHWYLDFIAPVEDTLLPTHDLFPDYFILATEACIGSHFWERDVILGCWDRGNQYSHSILTDLNNFVTGWIDWNLALDLEGGPNWVQNYVDSPVIVDRKKDLFYKQPMFYHLGHFSKFIPEGSQRIGLVVSKKSCKCSMEYAAFLRPDGAAVVVVLNRYSTDVPFRISDPGVGFIEAVAPADSIQTYLWRRQD, from the exons ATGCGCCCAGCTCCAGGGTGGAATGCAGCAGTTGTGTACCAGGAAGAACGGCGCAACAAGTGTTGCAGGAA GCCCAGGTGCCCAGTGCCGTGCTCGCTGGGACTGGCTGTGGGGGTGGCGCTGGGCAGGAAAGGCGCCATGTGGGTCGGGTGTGCCAGCATCATGGGCTGGTTCCTTTTCATCCAGACAGTGCCCAGGGTGGCAG GTAgtcgtccctgcagcccccagtatTTTGGCCATGGCTTGATGGCGTGTGAGTGCAATGCCACCTATTGTGACATGCTGGACCCCGTTGTCATCCCGGCCCTGGGCACGTACGCCAAGTATGAGAGCAGCAAGATGGGCAAGCGGCTGGAGCGCAGCGAGGGGAGGTTCCAGAGCGACTCCACGGCCCCAG ATCTGTTGCTGAAGCTGGACACGGCACAGCGGTACCAGAAAGTGAAGGGCTTTGGTGGCTCCGTCACAGACTCAGCCGCGATGAACATCCTGTCCCTGTCCAAGGAGACCCAACGCCACCTGCTCGCATCCTACTTCACGGAGGAAG ggATCGAGTACAACCTGCTCCGCATCCCCATGGCCAGCTGTGACTTCTCCACCCACCCCTACAGCTATGACGACACCCCCTACGACTACCAGCTCCTCAACTTTACCCTGAAGGATGAGGATACAAAGCTGAAA ATCCCCATTCTCCACCAAGCCATGGCCTTGTCCAAGAAGCCACTGTCCCTGGTCGCTAGTCCCTGGTCATCCCCAGTCTGGATGAAAACCAACGGGGAGATGAAAGGGAAGGGAAGTCTGAAGGGGAAGCCAGGGGACAAGTATCACAAGACCTGGGCCAACTACTTCATCAG GTTCCTGGACGAATACGCCAAGCACAACCTGACGTTCTGGGCGGTGACGGCACAGAACGAGCCCACAGCTGGACTGATAAACAACTACCCCTTCCAGTGCCTGGGCTTCACTGCCGAGCACCAGCGAGACTTCATCGCCCAGGACCTAGGTCCGGCGCTGGCCAACAGCTCGCACAAGGGCACCCAGCTCATCATGCTGGATGACAACAGAATGCTGCTCCCACGCTGGGCCAAAGTG atACTGGGTGACCCAAATGCTGCTCGCTACGTCCATGGCATCGGCGTCCACTGGTACCTGGATTTCATCGCTCCCGTAGAGGACACCTTGTTACCGACCCATGACCTCTTCCCTGATTACTTCATCTTGGCCACAGAGGCCTGCATTGGGTCCCACTTCTGGGAGAGGGACGTTATCCTGGGCTGCTGGGATCGGGGGAACCAGTACAGCCACAGCATCCTGACG GACCTGAACAACTTTGTCACCGGCTGGATCGACTGGAACCTGGCCCTGGACCTGGAGGGGGGGCCCAACTGGGTCCAGAACTACGTGGACAGCCCAGTCATCGTGGACAGGAAAAAGGATCTCTTCTACAAGCAGCCCATGTTCTACCACCTGGGGCATTTCAG CAAGTTCATCCCCGAGGGCTCGCAGCGCATCGGGCTGGTTGTCTCCAAGAAGAGCTGCAAGTGCAGCATGGAATACGCAGCCTTCCTGCGCCCGGATGGCGCTGCTGTGGTTGTGGTCCTGAACAG GTACTCCACAGACGTCCCATTCAGGATCTCAGACCCAGGCGTTGGCTTCATTGAGGCTGTGGCTCCGGCTGACTCCATCCAGACCTACCTGTGGAGACGGCA GGACTGA
- the LOC127037903 gene encoding lysosomal acid glucosylceramidase-like isoform X2: protein MWVGCASIMGWFLFIQTVPRVAGSRPCSPQYFGHGLMACECNATYCDMLDPVVIPALGTYAKYESSKMGKRLERSEGRFQSDSTAPDLLLKLDTAQRYQKVKGFGGSVTDSAAMNILSLSKETQRHLLASYFTEEGIEYNLLRIPMASCDFSTHPYSYDDTPYDYQLLNFTLKDEDTKLKIPILHQAMALSKKPLSLVASPWSSPVWMKTNGEMKGKGSLKGKPGDKYHKTWANYFIRFLDEYAKHNLTFWAVTAQNEPTAGLINNYPFQCLGFTAEHQRDFIAQDLGPALANSSHKGTQLIMLDDNRMLLPRWAKVILGDPNAARYVHGIGVHWYLDFIAPVEDTLLPTHDLFPDYFILATEACIGSHFWERDVILGCWDRGNQYSHSILTDLNNFVTGWIDWNLALDLEGGPNWVQNYVDSPVIVDRKKDLFYKQPMFYHLGHFSKFIPEGSQRIGLVVSKKSCKCSMEYAAFLRPDGAAVVVVLNRYSTDVPFRISDPGVGFIEAVAPADSIQTYLWRRQD, encoded by the exons ATGTGGGTCGGGTGTGCCAGCATCATGGGCTGGTTCCTTTTCATCCAGACAGTGCCCAGGGTGGCAG GTAgtcgtccctgcagcccccagtatTTTGGCCATGGCTTGATGGCGTGTGAGTGCAATGCCACCTATTGTGACATGCTGGACCCCGTTGTCATCCCGGCCCTGGGCACGTACGCCAAGTATGAGAGCAGCAAGATGGGCAAGCGGCTGGAGCGCAGCGAGGGGAGGTTCCAGAGCGACTCCACGGCCCCAG ATCTGTTGCTGAAGCTGGACACGGCACAGCGGTACCAGAAAGTGAAGGGCTTTGGTGGCTCCGTCACAGACTCAGCCGCGATGAACATCCTGTCCCTGTCCAAGGAGACCCAACGCCACCTGCTCGCATCCTACTTCACGGAGGAAG ggATCGAGTACAACCTGCTCCGCATCCCCATGGCCAGCTGTGACTTCTCCACCCACCCCTACAGCTATGACGACACCCCCTACGACTACCAGCTCCTCAACTTTACCCTGAAGGATGAGGATACAAAGCTGAAA ATCCCCATTCTCCACCAAGCCATGGCCTTGTCCAAGAAGCCACTGTCCCTGGTCGCTAGTCCCTGGTCATCCCCAGTCTGGATGAAAACCAACGGGGAGATGAAAGGGAAGGGAAGTCTGAAGGGGAAGCCAGGGGACAAGTATCACAAGACCTGGGCCAACTACTTCATCAG GTTCCTGGACGAATACGCCAAGCACAACCTGACGTTCTGGGCGGTGACGGCACAGAACGAGCCCACAGCTGGACTGATAAACAACTACCCCTTCCAGTGCCTGGGCTTCACTGCCGAGCACCAGCGAGACTTCATCGCCCAGGACCTAGGTCCGGCGCTGGCCAACAGCTCGCACAAGGGCACCCAGCTCATCATGCTGGATGACAACAGAATGCTGCTCCCACGCTGGGCCAAAGTG atACTGGGTGACCCAAATGCTGCTCGCTACGTCCATGGCATCGGCGTCCACTGGTACCTGGATTTCATCGCTCCCGTAGAGGACACCTTGTTACCGACCCATGACCTCTTCCCTGATTACTTCATCTTGGCCACAGAGGCCTGCATTGGGTCCCACTTCTGGGAGAGGGACGTTATCCTGGGCTGCTGGGATCGGGGGAACCAGTACAGCCACAGCATCCTGACG GACCTGAACAACTTTGTCACCGGCTGGATCGACTGGAACCTGGCCCTGGACCTGGAGGGGGGGCCCAACTGGGTCCAGAACTACGTGGACAGCCCAGTCATCGTGGACAGGAAAAAGGATCTCTTCTACAAGCAGCCCATGTTCTACCACCTGGGGCATTTCAG CAAGTTCATCCCCGAGGGCTCGCAGCGCATCGGGCTGGTTGTCTCCAAGAAGAGCTGCAAGTGCAGCATGGAATACGCAGCCTTCCTGCGCCCGGATGGCGCTGCTGTGGTTGTGGTCCTGAACAG GTACTCCACAGACGTCCCATTCAGGATCTCAGACCCAGGCGTTGGCTTCATTGAGGCTGTGGCTCCGGCTGACTCCATCCAGACCTACCTGTGGAGACGGCA GGACTGA